In Panthera uncia isolate 11264 chromosome B4, Puncia_PCG_1.0, whole genome shotgun sequence, one genomic interval encodes:
- the COMMD3 gene encoding COMM domain-containing protein 3 encodes MELSEYVQKGFQMLADPGSFDSNAFTLLLRAAFQSLLDAQADEAVLDHPDLKHIDPVVLKHCHTAAATYILEAGKQRADKSTLSTYLEDCKFDRERIELFCTEYQNNKNSLEILLGSIGRSLPHITDVSWRLEYQIKTNQLHKMYRPAYLVTLNVESTDSRSHPEISFSCNMEQLQDLVGKLKDASKSLERATQL; translated from the exons ATGGAGCTCTCGGAGTATGTGCAGAAAGGCTTCCAGATGCTGGCCGATCCTGGCTCCTTCGACTCCAACGCCTTCACGCTTCTCCTCCGGGCGGCTTTCCAGAGCCTGCTGGACGCCCAGGCGGACGAGGCCGTGTTAG atcaCCCAGACTTGAAACATATCGACCCTGTGGTTTTAAAACATTGTCACACAGCAGCTGCAACTTACATACTGGAGGCAGGAAAGCAAAGAGCTGACAAGTCAACTCTAAG CACTTATCTAGAAGACTGTAAATTTGATAGAGAGCGAATAGAACTGTTTTGCACGGAATATCAG AATAATAAGAATTCCCTAGAAATCCTACTGGGAAG TATAGGCAGATCTCTTCCTCATATAACTGATGTTTCTTGGCGTTTGGAATATCAGATAAAG ACCAATCAACTTCATAAGATGTACAGACCTGCATATTTGGTGACCTTAAATGTAGAG agCACTGATTCCCGATCCCACCCAGAGATTAGTTTTAGTTGCAACATGGAACAATTACAG GACTTGGTGGGGAAACTTAAAGATGCTTcgaaaagtctggaaagagcaaCTCAGTTGTAA
- the BMI1 gene encoding polycomb complex protein BMI-1 isoform X2 has product MHRTTRIKITELNPHLMCVLCGGYFIDATTIIECLHSFCKTCIVRYLETSKYCPICDVQVHKTRPLLNIRSDKTLQDIVYKLVPGLFKNEMKRRRDFYAAHPSADAANGSNEDRGEVADEDKRIITDDEIISLSIEFFDQNRLDRKVNKDKEKPKEEVNDKRYLRCPAAMTVMHLRKFLRSKMDIPNTFQIDVMYEEEPLKDYYTLMDIAYIYTWRRNGPLPLKYRVRPTCKRMKISHQRDGLTNAGELESDSGSDKANSPAGVL; this is encoded by the exons ATGCATCGAACAACCAGAATCAAGATCACTGAGCTAAATCCCCACCTAATGTGTGTGCTTTGTGGAGGGTACTTCATTGATGCCACAACCATAATAGAATGTCTACATTCCT TCTGTAAAACATGTATTGTACGTTACTTGGAGACCAGCAAGTATTGTCCTATCTGTGATGTCCAAGTTCACAAAACCAGACCACTACTGAATATAag GTCAGATAAAACTCTCCAAGATATTGTATACAAATTAGTTCCAGGGCTTTTCAAAA atgaaatgaaaagaagaagggATTTTTATGCAGCTCATCCTTCAGCTGATG CTGCCAATGGCTCTAACGAAGATAGAGGAGAAGTTGCAGATGAAGATAAAAGAATTATAACTGATGATGAGATAATAAGCTTATCCATTGAATTCTTCGACCAGAACAG ATTGGATCGGAAAGTAAACAAAGACAAGGAGAAACCTAAGGAGGAG GTGAATGATAAGAGATATTTACGTTGCCCAGCAGCAATGACTGTGATGCACCTAAGAAAGTTTCTCAGAAGTAAAATGGACATACCTAATACTTTCCAG ATCGATGTCATGTATGAAGAGGAACCTTTAAAGGATTACTACACACTAATGGATATTGCCTACATTTACACCTGGAGAAGG AATGGTCCGCTTCCTTTGAAATACAGAGTTCGACCTACTTGTAAAAGAATGAAGATCAGTCACCAGAGAGATGGACTGACAAATGCTGGAGAACTGGAAAGTGACTCTGGGAGTGACAAGGCCAACAGCCCAGCAGGAG TACTATGA
- the BMI1 gene encoding polycomb complex protein BMI-1 isoform X1, with protein MHRTTRIKITELNPHLMCVLCGGYFIDATTIIECLHSFCKTCIVRYLETSKYCPICDVQVHKTRPLLNIRSDKTLQDIVYKLVPGLFKNEMKRRRDFYAAHPSADAANGSNEDRGEVADEDKRIITDDEIISLSIEFFDQNRLDRKVNKDKEKPKEEVNDKRYLRCPAAMTVMHLRKFLRSKMDIPNTFQIDVMYEEEPLKDYYTLMDIAYIYTWRRNGPLPLKYRVRPTCKRMKISHQRDGLTNAGELESDSGSDKANSPAGGIPSTSSCLPSPSTPVQSPHPQFPHISSTMNGTSSSPSGNHQSSFANRPRKSSVNGSSATSSG; from the exons ATGCATCGAACAACCAGAATCAAGATCACTGAGCTAAATCCCCACCTAATGTGTGTGCTTTGTGGAGGGTACTTCATTGATGCCACAACCATAATAGAATGTCTACATTCCT TCTGTAAAACATGTATTGTACGTTACTTGGAGACCAGCAAGTATTGTCCTATCTGTGATGTCCAAGTTCACAAAACCAGACCACTACTGAATATAag GTCAGATAAAACTCTCCAAGATATTGTATACAAATTAGTTCCAGGGCTTTTCAAAA atgaaatgaaaagaagaagggATTTTTATGCAGCTCATCCTTCAGCTGATG CTGCCAATGGCTCTAACGAAGATAGAGGAGAAGTTGCAGATGAAGATAAAAGAATTATAACTGATGATGAGATAATAAGCTTATCCATTGAATTCTTCGACCAGAACAG ATTGGATCGGAAAGTAAACAAAGACAAGGAGAAACCTAAGGAGGAG GTGAATGATAAGAGATATTTACGTTGCCCAGCAGCAATGACTGTGATGCACCTAAGAAAGTTTCTCAGAAGTAAAATGGACATACCTAATACTTTCCAG ATCGATGTCATGTATGAAGAGGAACCTTTAAAGGATTACTACACACTAATGGATATTGCCTACATTTACACCTGGAGAAGG AATGGTCCGCTTCCTTTGAAATACAGAGTTCGACCTACTTGTAAAAGAATGAAGATCAGTCACCAGAGAGATGGACTGACAAATGCTGGAGAACTGGAAAGTGACTCTGGGAGTGACAAGGCCAACAGCCCAGCAGGAGGTATCCCCTCCACCTCTTCTTGTTTGCCTAGTCCCAGCACTCCAGTTCAGTCTCCtcaccctcagtttcctcacatttCCAGTACTATGAACGGAACCAGCAGCAGCCCCAGCGGTAACCACCAATCTTCCTTTGCCAATAGACCTCGAAAATCGTCAGTAAATGGGTCGTCAGCGACTTCTTCTGGTTGA